Proteins from a single region of Haemorhous mexicanus isolate bHaeMex1 chromosome 4, bHaeMex1.pri, whole genome shotgun sequence:
- the BMPR1B gene encoding bone morphogenetic protein receptor type-1B → MALRSSAKLSMETRKDGESTAPAPPQKKLSCQCHHHCPEDSVNNTCSTDGYCFTIIEEDESGGHLVTKGCLGLEGSDFQCRDTPIPHQRRSIECCTGQDYCNRHLHPTLPPLKNRDFAEGNIHHKALLISVTVCSILLVLIIIFCYFRYKRQETRPHYSIGLEQDETFIPPGESLKDLIEQSQSSGSGSGLPLLVQRTIAKQIQMVKQIGKGRYGEVWMGKWRGEKVAVKVFFTTEEASWFRETEIYQTVLMRHENILGFIAADIKGTGSWTQLYLITDYHENGSLYDYLKSTTLDTKAMLKLAYSSVSGLCHLHTEIFSTQGKPAIAHRDLKSKNILVKKNGTCCIADLGLAVKFISDTNEVDIPPNTRVGTKRYMPPEVLDESLNRNHFQSYIMADMYSFGLILWEIARRCVSGGIVEEYQLPYHDLVPSDPSYEDMREIVCIKRLRPSFPNRWSSDECLRQMGKLMMECWAHSPASRLTALRVKKTLAKMSESQDIKL, encoded by the exons CACTGATGGCTACTGCTTCACCATAATAGAAGAGGATGAGTCCGGTGGACATTTAGTCACCAAGGGATGTCTTGGATTAGAGGGCTCAGACTTCCAGTGTCGG GACACTCCTATTCCACACCAAAGAAGATCTATTGAATGTTGCACGGGCCAAGATTACTGTAACAGACACCTTCATCCTACACTGCCACCCCTGAAGAATCGAG ACTTTGCTGAAGGAAACATTCACCACAAGGCCCTGCTGATCTCAGTGACTGTTTGCAGCATCCTTCTGGTACTTATCATCATATTCTGCTACTTCAG ATACAAGCGCCAAGAGACGAGGCCCCACTACAGCATCGGGCTGGAGCAGGATGAGACCTTCATTCCCCCCGGAGAGTCCCTGAAGGATTTGATCGAGCAGTCCCAGAGCTCAGGCAGCGGGTCCGGGCTCCCTCTCCTG GTGCAAAGGACCATTGCAAAACAGATTCAAATGGTGAAGCAGATTGGAAAAGGTCGCTATGGAGAAGTCTGGATGGGAAAGTGGCGTGGCGAAAAGGTTGCAGTGAAAGTGTTTTTTACTACAGAGGAGGCAAGCTGgttcagagaaacagaaatctACCAGACTGTCCTGATGAGGCATGAAAATATTCTTG gaTTCATTGCTGCAGATATTAAAGGTACGGGATCTTGGACCCAGCTGTATCTTATCACTGACTACCATGAGAACGGCTCGCTTTATGATTACCTAAAATCTACTACCTTGGACACCAAAGCCATGCTGAAACTGGCTTACTCCTCTGTCAGTGGCTTGTGCCACCTGCACACTGAGATCTTCAGTACTCAGGGCAAACCTGCTATTGCCCACCGTGACCTAAAGAGTAAGAATATCCTGGTAAAAAAGAATGGCACCTGCTGTATTGCAGATTTGGGCTTGGCTGTTAAATTTATCAG tgaCACAAATGAGGTAGACATCCCTCCCAATACCCGTGTAGGAACAAAACGTTATATGCCTCCTGAGGTGCTGGATGAAAGCTTGAATAGAAATCACTTTCAGTCCTACATCATGGCTGATATGTACAGTTTTGGACTCATCCTTTGGGAGATAGCAAGGAGATGTGTTTCAGGAG GAATAGTTGAGGAATACCAGCTCCCATACCACGACCTCGTGCCCAGCGACCCCTCGTACGAGGACATGCGGGAGATCGTGTGCATCAAGAGACTGCGCCCCTCGTTTCCCAACAGATGGAGCAGTGATGAG TGCCTGCGGCAGATGGGGAAGCTGATGATGGAGTGCTGggctcacagccctgcctcccGGCTCACCGCCCTGCGCGTCAAGAAAACACTTGCCAAAATGTCAGAGTCCCAGGACATTAAACTCTGA